The Bacteroides sp. AN502(2024) DNA segment GGTCCTTCCACCAAGCCTTGAAGTCGGCTATCAGATTGACAAGCTCAATTCCGGTGTATTTATCCAATGATTCGAGTATCTCACCATCCATGAAAATGATAAAAACGCGGTATTTCATATCCGAGTATACCCCCAGATTGGCTGCAAAACTCTGGCTCCACCACACAGGGCAAGAAATCCGGTCGATCACTTGAATCGTGACGTATTGATATCTTGCCGGACCTATCAGACAGCCTTCCACTGCATCCAATGAAAGGGTAAGTGTATATTCTGTGTTGAGCAGTGCTTCATTGCGATAAACGGTGACTCCGTAGGTATCTTCCGCCAGTCCGCTATGGAAGACGCCGGAAGTCAAAGGGGCATAGTCGATACCGGAACGAGCGGTGCTCTTCTCTCCCACTGCGGAAATATTACAGGCGACATTCTTTTCGAGCGGGTAGCCAAGAAGTGTCATCTTCACTTTCACGGTTCCTTCCCGGAGCAAGGGTGCATCCGTAGCAAAGTTGAATGTTATTTTCTGGGGAGACTTATCATCCATATAAGTAAAATAGACGTAGTTGTCTCCATGATAAACGTCCAGTTGCTCTTCACTGCA contains these protein-coding regions:
- a CDS encoding DUF4843 domain-containing protein is translated as MKRILTCTTFCLLLVFASCSEEQLDVYHGDNYVYFTYMDDKSPQKITFNFATDAPLLREGTVKVKMTLLGYPLEKNVACNISAVGEKSTARSGIDYAPLTSGVFHSGLAEDTYGVTVYRNEALLNTEYTLTLSLDAVEGCLIGPARYQYVTIQVIDRISCPVWWSQSFAANLGVYSDMKYRVFIIFMDGEILESLDKYTGIELVNLIADFKAWWKDQWQQGNYRYYDTDGVTPLYETILDN